In Humulus lupulus chromosome 7, drHumLupu1.1, whole genome shotgun sequence, the following are encoded in one genomic region:
- the LOC133788497 gene encoding V-type proton ATPase subunit a1 isoform X1: MDDFIENLPPMDLMRSEKMTFVQLIIPVESAHRAISYLGELGLLQFRDLNSDKSPFQRTFVNQVKRCAEMSRKLRFFKEQISKAGLFSSTRPVTQPDLELEELEVQLAEHEHELIEMNSNSDKLRQSYNELLEFKMVLQKASGFLVSSKTHAVSEERELDENIYSNDSYVETASLLEQEMMPERSGQSGLRFISGIICKSKGLSFERMLFRATRGNMLFNQAPADEDIMDPLSTDMVEKMVFVVFFSGEQARTKILKICEAFGASCYPVPEDITKQTQITREVSSRLVELETTLEAGIRHRNKALTSISFHLTKWMRMVRREKAVYDTLNMLNFDVTKKCLVGEGWCPIFAKTQIQEALRRATFDSSSQVGTIFHVMDAIESPPTYFRTNKFTNAFQEIVDAYGVAKYQEANPAVYTVITFPFLFAVMFGDWGHGICLLLGALVLIARESKLSTQKLGSFMEMLFGGRYVLLLMSLFSIYCGLIYNEFFSVPYHIFGGSAYQCRDTSCSDANTAGLVKFREPYPFGVDPSWRGSRTELPFLNSLKMKMSILLGVSQMNLGIIISYFNAHFFSSSIDIRYQFVPQLIFLNSLFGYLSLLIIIKWCTGSQADLYHVMIYMFLSPTDDLGENQLFWGQRPLQIILLLLALIAVPWMLFPKPFILKKLHTERFQGRMYGVLGTSEMDLDVEPDSARQHHEEFNFSEVFVHQMIHSIEFVLGAVSNTASYLRLWALSLAHSELSTVFYEKVLLLAWGYDNFAIRLVGLTVFAFATAFILLMMETLSAFLHALRLHWVEFQNKFYHGDGYKFKPFSFSSLTEDEE; encoded by the exons ATGGACGATTTCATCGAGAACTTGCCGCCCATGGATCTGATGCGCTCCGAGAAGATGACCTTCGTTCAACTCATCATTCCGGTTGAATCGGCTCATCGCGCCATCTCCTATCTCGGGGAACTTGGCCTTTTACAATTCCGAGAC TTAAACAGTGATAAAAGCCCTTTCCAAAGGACATTTGTTAATCAG GTAAAGAGATGTGCAGAAATGTCAAGGAAGCTACGTTTTTTCAAAGAGCAAATCAGTAAAGCTGGTCTATTTTCCTCCACACGTCCAGTCACACAACCAGATCTTGAGTTGGAGGAATTAGAG GTACAACTTGCTGAACATGAACATGAACTGATTGAAATGAATTCAAATAGTGATAAACTTCGACAATCATATAATGAGCTCTTGGAGTTCAAGATGGTATTGCAAAAG GCAAGTGGCTTTCTTGTATCAAGTAAAACACATGCAGTTTCAGAGGAAAGAGAATTAGATGAGAACATCTATTCAAATGATAGCTATGTTGAAACAGCATCATTGCTTGAACAG GAGATGATGCCTGAACGGTCAGGTCAATCTGGCTTGAGATTTATCAGTGGGATTATTTGTAAGTCTAAAGGGCTTAGTTTTGAGAGGATGTTGTTTCGTGCTACAAGGGGAAACATGCTTTTCAACCAGGCTCCAGCTGATGAAGATATCATGGATCCTTTATCCACTGACATG GTTGAGAAAATGGTATTTGTTGTGTTTTTCTCAGGAGAGCAGGCAAGAACAAAGATTTTGAAAATTTGTGAAGCATTTGGAGCAAGTTGCTATCCTGTGCCTGAGGATATTACTAAGCAGACACAAATAACTAGAGAA GTATCATCACGCCTTGTGGAACTGGAAACAACTTTAGAGGCAGGGATCCGACACCGAAATAAGGCCCTTACATCTATAAGTTTCCATTTAACAAAATGGATGAGAATG GTGCGGAGAGAGAAAGCTGTCTATGATACATTAAATATGCTAAATTTTGATGTTACAAAAAAATGTCTTGTTGGAGAGGGATGGTGTCCTATCTTTGCAAAAACTCAG ATTCAGGAGGCATTGCGACGTGCAACATTTGATAGCAGTTCACAAGTTGGCACAATATTTCATGTGATGGATGCTATAGAATCACCTCCTACATATTTTAGAACCAACAAGTTCACAAATGCCTTCCAGGAAATTGTTGATGCTTATGG TGTTGCTAAATATCAAGAAGCAAATCCTGCCGTATACACTGTTATCACATTTCCATTTCTTTTTGCGGTGATGTTTGGGGATTGGGGTCATGGAATATGCTTGTTGCTGGGAGCATTAGTTCTTATAGCTCGTGAAAGTAAGCTCAGTACACAG AAACTTGGGAGCTTTATGGAGATGCTGTTTGGTGGACGATATGTACTTCTTTTGATGTCACTATTTTCAATATACTGTGGGTTGATTTACAATGAGTTCTTCTCTGTTCCATATCACATATTTGGTGGGTCTGCTTACCAATGTAGAGATACAAGTTGCAG TGATGCAAACACTGCTGGCTTGGTCAAATTCCGGGAACCATACCCATTTGGTGTTGACCCTAGTTGGCGTGGAAGTCGTACAGAGCTTCCATTCTTGAACTCTCTCAAAATGAAGATGTCTATTTTGTTGGGTGTATCTCAAATGAACTTGGGAATCATTATAAGCTACTTCAATGCACACTTTTTTAGCAGCTCTATCGATATAAG GTACCAGTTTGTGCCGCAGTTGATCTTTCTTAACAGTCTGTTTGGGTATCTTTCACTTCTTATTATCATCAAGTGGTGCACTGGCTCTCAAGCAGACCTCTATCATGTGATGATTTACATGTTTCTTAGTCCTACTGATGATCTTGGTGAAAATCAATTGTTTTGGGGACAAAGACCACTTCAG ATCATATTGTTGCTTCTGGCTTTAATTGCAGTTCCATGGATGCTTTTTCCAAAACCTTTTATTTTGAAGAAACTTCACACAGAG AGATTTCAAGGTCGCATGTATGGTGTCCTTGGTACCTCAGAGATGGATCTTGACGTGGAACCTGATTCTGCTAGGCAACATCACGAGGAGTTTAATTTCAGCGAAGTATTTGTGCACCAAATGATACACTCCATAGAGTTTGTTCTTGGTGCAGTTTCTAATACAGCATCATATCTTCGACTTTGGGCTTTAAG CTTAGCACACTCAGAACTTTCAACTGTATTCTATGAGAAAGTCCTCCTCCTAGCTTGGGG GTACGACAATTTTGCTATTCGGTTAGTTGGGTTAACGGTTTTTGCCTTTGCAACTGCTTTCATACTACTCATGATGGAAACACTAAGCGCTTTTCTTCATGCCTTGCGTCTACACTGGGTTGAATTTCAAAACAAGTTTTACCACGGTGATGGCTACAAGTTTAAACCCTTCTCATTTTCCTCCTTGACCGAGGATGAGGAATAA
- the LOC133788497 gene encoding V-type proton ATPase subunit a1 isoform X2, whose amino-acid sequence MDDFIENLPPMDLMRSEKMTFVQLIIPVESAHRAISYLGELGLLQFRDLNSDKSPFQRTFVNQVKRCAEMSRKLRFFKEQISKAGLFSSTRPVTQPDLELEELEVQLAEHEHELIEMNSNSDKLRQSYNELLEFKMVLQKASGFLVSSKTHAVSEERELDENIYSNDSYVETASLLEQEMMPERSGQSGLRFISGIICKSKGLSFERMLFRATRGNMLFNQAPADEDIMDPLSTDMVEKMVFVVFFSGEQARTKILKICEAFGASCYPVPEDITKQTQITREVSSRLVELETTLEAGIRHRNKALTSISFHLTKWMRMVRREKAVYDTLNMLNFDVTKKCLVGEGWCPIFAKTQIQEALRRATFDSSSQVGTIFHVMDAIESPPTYFRTNKFTNAFQEIVDAYGVAKYQEANPAVYTVITFPFLFAVMFGDWGHGICLLLGALVLIARESKLSTQKLGSFMEMLFGGRYVLLLMSLFSIYCGLIYNEFFSVPYHIFGGSAYQCRDTSCSDANTAGLVKFREPYPFGVDPSWRGSRTELPFLNSLKMKMSILLGVSQMNLGIIISYFNAHFFSSSIDIRYQFVPQLIFLNSLFGYLSLLIIIKWCTGSQADLYHVMIYMFLSPTDDLGENQLFWGQRPLQIILLLLALIAVPWMLFPKPFILKKLHTEVACMVSLVPQRWILTWNLILLGNITRSLISAKYLCTK is encoded by the exons ATGGACGATTTCATCGAGAACTTGCCGCCCATGGATCTGATGCGCTCCGAGAAGATGACCTTCGTTCAACTCATCATTCCGGTTGAATCGGCTCATCGCGCCATCTCCTATCTCGGGGAACTTGGCCTTTTACAATTCCGAGAC TTAAACAGTGATAAAAGCCCTTTCCAAAGGACATTTGTTAATCAG GTAAAGAGATGTGCAGAAATGTCAAGGAAGCTACGTTTTTTCAAAGAGCAAATCAGTAAAGCTGGTCTATTTTCCTCCACACGTCCAGTCACACAACCAGATCTTGAGTTGGAGGAATTAGAG GTACAACTTGCTGAACATGAACATGAACTGATTGAAATGAATTCAAATAGTGATAAACTTCGACAATCATATAATGAGCTCTTGGAGTTCAAGATGGTATTGCAAAAG GCAAGTGGCTTTCTTGTATCAAGTAAAACACATGCAGTTTCAGAGGAAAGAGAATTAGATGAGAACATCTATTCAAATGATAGCTATGTTGAAACAGCATCATTGCTTGAACAG GAGATGATGCCTGAACGGTCAGGTCAATCTGGCTTGAGATTTATCAGTGGGATTATTTGTAAGTCTAAAGGGCTTAGTTTTGAGAGGATGTTGTTTCGTGCTACAAGGGGAAACATGCTTTTCAACCAGGCTCCAGCTGATGAAGATATCATGGATCCTTTATCCACTGACATG GTTGAGAAAATGGTATTTGTTGTGTTTTTCTCAGGAGAGCAGGCAAGAACAAAGATTTTGAAAATTTGTGAAGCATTTGGAGCAAGTTGCTATCCTGTGCCTGAGGATATTACTAAGCAGACACAAATAACTAGAGAA GTATCATCACGCCTTGTGGAACTGGAAACAACTTTAGAGGCAGGGATCCGACACCGAAATAAGGCCCTTACATCTATAAGTTTCCATTTAACAAAATGGATGAGAATG GTGCGGAGAGAGAAAGCTGTCTATGATACATTAAATATGCTAAATTTTGATGTTACAAAAAAATGTCTTGTTGGAGAGGGATGGTGTCCTATCTTTGCAAAAACTCAG ATTCAGGAGGCATTGCGACGTGCAACATTTGATAGCAGTTCACAAGTTGGCACAATATTTCATGTGATGGATGCTATAGAATCACCTCCTACATATTTTAGAACCAACAAGTTCACAAATGCCTTCCAGGAAATTGTTGATGCTTATGG TGTTGCTAAATATCAAGAAGCAAATCCTGCCGTATACACTGTTATCACATTTCCATTTCTTTTTGCGGTGATGTTTGGGGATTGGGGTCATGGAATATGCTTGTTGCTGGGAGCATTAGTTCTTATAGCTCGTGAAAGTAAGCTCAGTACACAG AAACTTGGGAGCTTTATGGAGATGCTGTTTGGTGGACGATATGTACTTCTTTTGATGTCACTATTTTCAATATACTGTGGGTTGATTTACAATGAGTTCTTCTCTGTTCCATATCACATATTTGGTGGGTCTGCTTACCAATGTAGAGATACAAGTTGCAG TGATGCAAACACTGCTGGCTTGGTCAAATTCCGGGAACCATACCCATTTGGTGTTGACCCTAGTTGGCGTGGAAGTCGTACAGAGCTTCCATTCTTGAACTCTCTCAAAATGAAGATGTCTATTTTGTTGGGTGTATCTCAAATGAACTTGGGAATCATTATAAGCTACTTCAATGCACACTTTTTTAGCAGCTCTATCGATATAAG GTACCAGTTTGTGCCGCAGTTGATCTTTCTTAACAGTCTGTTTGGGTATCTTTCACTTCTTATTATCATCAAGTGGTGCACTGGCTCTCAAGCAGACCTCTATCATGTGATGATTTACATGTTTCTTAGTCCTACTGATGATCTTGGTGAAAATCAATTGTTTTGGGGACAAAGACCACTTCAG ATCATATTGTTGCTTCTGGCTTTAATTGCAGTTCCATGGATGCTTTTTCCAAAACCTTTTATTTTGAAGAAACTTCACACAGAG GTCGCATGTATGGTGTCCTTGGTACCTCAGAGATGGATCTTGACGTGGAACCTGATTCTGCTAGGCAACATCACGAGGAGTTTAATTTCAGCGAAGTATTTGTGCACCAAATGA